CGACTAAAAGTACTTAAGCCCATTATATGCAGCATAATCAAGAAACATTGCTCTATCCTAAATCAATAGATTGGTGTAGTATAAATGTTGTAAGATTATTCATTGTTCTGTAACGCCATATTCAGGGCAAACAAACTTTCCCTAACATTGTTTGTTTACTCGCACCAGTTGCATTCGGTACATTCGATGCATTTCCTGCAATAGTCTCATTCGCAAGAATCGCAAACGCAACCGCCTCTTTTGCATCTGATGACATTCCAAATTTTTCAATCGAAGAAACTCTCGCCTCACTGAAATATTTTTGAAGCGAGTTCATCAAATAAGAATTGTGAACACCGCCACCACTGACAATCAATTCTTCAATCTTCGTTTTCTTTTTGATGAAAAGAAGATACGCCTCAAACACACTCAGCGCAGTGAATTCCGTTACTGTTGTAATGATATCTTCCGTTGGTTTTCGTTTGGAATGAGCGAGAATCTCCTTCACAAACAATTCACCGAACATTTCCCTGCCTGTTGACTTTGGCGGTTTCATTTTCAAATATGAATGTTCCATCATCCGATGAAGTAACTCAGGAATAAGATTTCCGCTTGATGCCACTTCGCCATTCATATCATACGCCCGGTTGTAAAATTTCTTCATCAGTGCATCAATAGCCATGTTTCCCGGGCCGGTATCAAAAGCGGACATTTCATCGAGTGAACAGGATTTCGGAAGTACGGTGATGTTTGCAATTCCCCCGATGTTCAACAACGCACGATTCTTTTTCTCTGACCTGAACAAGAGATAATCAACATACGGAACAAGCGGCGCGCCCGTTCCTCCTACCGCAACATCCGCAACACGAAAATCACCAACGGTTACAATTCCTGTTCGCTTGGCAATCACGCTTGGCTCACCGACTTGCAACGTCGCCCGAATATCTTTTCCAAATAATTTCTTTGTTTCAGGAAGATGTTGAATAGTCTGTCCGTGTGAACCGATGAGGTCAATATTTTCAATGTTCACGTTCGCCTTCTTGCAAAGAGCAATGACAGCATCGGCAAACAACTCGCCAATGAGAAAATTCAATCGGGCAACATCATCAAGTCGAGCGGTGTTTGCATCGGAATTCTTCAGAAGGAATTTCTTAAATCCGGTTGGATACGGAAACGTCTCGAACGCAAGCACATTCACTCTCGTTTGAATTCCGTTCCCAACTATCTCAGTCAACGCCGCGTCAATTCCATCTGCCGACGTTCCTGACATCAAACCGATAATGAGTTTTTTCTTTTTATCTTTATTCTGAATACGTTTAAACATACATATTAATTCTCTGTCATTTGTTATTTGTTATTTGTCATTGGTCATTGGTCATTGGTGATTCGTGAATAGTGATTAGTACATAGAGAGTTGTCAGTTATACCACCAAATGACAAATGACAAT
This Ignavibacteriota bacterium DNA region includes the following protein-coding sequences:
- a CDS encoding anhydro-N-acetylmuramic acid kinase; amino-acid sequence: MFKRIQNKDKKKKLIIGLMSGTSADGIDAALTEIVGNGIQTRVNVLAFETFPYPTGFKKFLLKNSDANTARLDDVARLNFLIGELFADAVIALCKKANVNIENIDLIGSHGQTIQHLPETKKLFGKDIRATLQVGEPSVIAKRTGIVTVGDFRVADVAVGGTGAPLVPYVDYLLFRSEKKNRALLNIGGIANITVLPKSCSLDEMSAFDTGPGNMAIDALMKKFYNRAYDMNGEVASSGNLIPELLHRMMEHSYLKMKPPKSTGREMFGELFVKEILAHSKRKPTEDIITTVTEFTALSVFEAYLLFIKKKTKIEELIVSGGGVHNSYLMNSLQKYFSEARVSSIEKFGMSSDAKEAVAFAILANETIAGNASNVPNATGASKQTMLGKVCLP